TTCTGTGGTTAGATGACAATATATGTTAACCGATTTTGAAATCTATTGATGTCAGGTATTAGCTACTAATCATTGATATGTGCATAAACTTCCAAACAAGTTTGAAACACTTAGCGTCAGCATAGGCCAGATGTGATTTAGTAGTTGTGGGAATTTTGGTTATGAGTTTTCAGAGTttcaaccaagaaataaacgagactagcaagcaacaaagaaaagttaaaaaaaaaggaaaattgaaGAAGCACGAAATTATCATAAATGGATTCATGCAAGATATGAGGTACTTGGTGTTTTTATCAGATGATAGAGATATCTGTCAAGAGCCAAGAATTCATGGTTTATAGGATCTCATCATCATAAAAAAGGATTTGGCATTAGGCTTATCAGCTCTTCTTCTTTACGGTCAAGAGAGAGGTGATGATTGCAAAGCCGTGTGAGGGATTGAGATGGAGGTCTTCAGTCGAGATTGCAGACCTCGATAAAAAGTTAGTGTTTTCTTCGTGATGGTACATCAAGTCCTCTATATGGTTGAGATTGCAAGCCTTGATAAAAAAATTGATGTTTTTCTTTGTGTCTAACCATATTATCCATCTCAGCCCCATATGGTGAATGCAGCTGCATGCCGTATCTACATGGGGGCTACTATCCAAGTTGGCGAACTGTGAGTAGATATGGGAGGCATACCACATCTTGTACTATGATGGTACATGAATGATATGGGGCATATCACAATATGTCAAATTTCTAACCTTGCTTTTCatgaagaaaataattcaaaatcATTTTATTCATTATGTTCAATTTTACTGTtagtttttccttctttcttcgtTGCACTCAACTTGAACTCCATAAACAGATATGAAGGAAAATATCTGGATCTTACTTAGTTATCCTGTTCCTAGGTGAGTTCAATTGGaataatttcaattattttaTCGCATACTTTAGCTGAGCCTTGTATGGTCTCTCCCTCCACTTTTCTTCGCTCTCAGTTGTTGTGCTCTTCTGTTGTAGCATGAAATTATGGATGGATATTATGCACTAGCTTAGAGGAGAGTTTTTCAACATGCCTGGGGATGAATTTTTCCTGCTagaattttataagaaaatatcTTTAATTTGTAGGTAAATGTAATTATATCTTTCATGCATGTGAAGGAGTATCTGTATTTTTCTACTTTTGTAAAATGCATTTTTATGTTTGTGGTTTTATTTTTCTccgttaaaaaaaatttattttcactcatatatttttttcctgGTTCCTATGCAGCAATGTATGTGATATAAAGATGCTGAGAAAGAAATGTAGGCTATGGTGGCCGGAGCAGCTGTTATCTTCCCAGCCCAACTCAAATCTCTTACTTTTTGGCTGGTATATATGTTCTGTAAATTCTCTCGACATCATTGTGGCTACTGCAATTTCTCCACATGAGATTTCGCCTTGCCTTCTTCAATCCAGTCTTCAGGTAAAGAAAGTTGTGAGCAATTTTAGTTCGTTTGCAGCACCTTTAGGATATGGTTCTATTTAATCTAACAATTTACTCCAAGAAATATGCTTTGATAACAAGAAAAAGGTTGAGAAACATTTTATTTATTCATCGTTAGCATCTTTAGGACATATCTGCATTTAATCTAGCAGTTTAATGGATAACATATATCTGCATGAAGCAGAAAATGTGCTTGAGTAGGATTCTTATGAGAACGTAGTTATAATATGCACTTGAGCTGCCTGTTTGCTGAAGTTAAGGAATGAACATAGGAATCAAGGTTATTATGTACTACATGCTATTGGTTCATCACCAATAATGGTATGCTAGAATGATCATAGCCAACAAGCCTTTTTAAATACATAGGTGTTTTGACAATCCTATCTGACTTCTGTCAAGACTCTCTTCATTTGTAAGGCTTTTGAAAGTCCTCAAGCACATTTACTATCTATGGTCCTTAAGATTATCTGAACACAATCTAGCACCATTATGTTAATGAGGCTTCACCAAGCTTTGTTATATGAGTATCATTTTAAATAGATCTTTAGTTCTTCATCCACGACTAGTTTGACCCTTTGCCCCTAGTTTTGCTTCGTATCCAACTTGGCATTAGATATATTGCACTTTCATATATCCTGAGGTCTCATTGGCTAGTAGCTATCACTAGCATTTAACGAGCATCTCATCTACTTgcttttcattatttttgaaTCATCTTTATTTATCCTCTAATTTTCTATATAATACAACTAAGATAATTTGTTGCTTTATCTTGTTTCTTGGCCATTGATTTCAATTTGGATGTTCTTATACACTTAAATGTGTTTTTGTTTATGCATGGATGGATATATTAACATTCTGAACTTGTTTGTTATAATTTGTTTTGGTTTGGCAAAATCTGAGTACATCTCTTAAAACATTTTTTGATAATTTCATTGCACAATTCATCTAAGCTTCGATCTCATGAACTAACATTGTCGTTGTTTAATTACATTCATTGAAGGCTGCCTTAGATTATCAATAGAGATGAAGCCTGCACAAATTGTAGTCAGTGTTTGGAACTAATTGACTTGTCTGAACTGCTGCAATGGGTAGGCCATAGGTTCCAAGTTCGACCACACGTCAACCATGGTTGAATAAAACTAGCTTTCTTTTCCCGTTAAATATACCTTTCTTACGCCATCACCCTGTCTGAAATACCTAGATCCCAAAAGCCTTCTCGTTTCAAGCCAgtgaaagaaaaggagggaagaaaaggaggagagggGAAGAAGGGGAGGACTTAGCTATGATATGATTATGATCCACTCTCCTCTCCTTCTCACTTTTGCTTTGGCTCCTAACACCTAACAATTATCCATTAATTCCATACTTCTTCCTATCTTCcttattcttcttctccacatcagattcttttccatgAAATTGAGGTGATAATCCACCCTGCTCCCATGATAAAGGCGACAATGGTCCAATTCCTCTACCCATGGTGGTCATGGCTTCTCTTCCACAACAACGAGGCATTGGCGCAACCCATGGTGACATGGCTCATGCGGCGATAACATCAACAATGGTGACGATAAAGTTTCTCGATCTCGCTTAGagtggctgggaggagatcacTAAGAGGGCATGAGGAAATCATGGCAGAGgatttttttcatcattttctaCTTACTAGATCAGTTGACTTGAGTGGGTTTGAGATCAAATGCCTTTCCCTTCGACATCTCATTTTCAGCTTTGCCTAAGTTTAGTATTATTTTTTACGTTACAATCCTCGACATTGCTATCCTTCGAAGTCAAAGCTTTATCTAGAACAACTAAAAAGATTattttccatctttcttttgttttccaccctTCAGCAAGACAATCTTCtcttcatttttatttatgTAAATGATTTTTATCCAAGTTTTCCAGATAGATGATTGTTATCTGTAACAGCTAAAAAGACTGtccatctttcttttgttttccaccctTGGACTTATGAGTAGTCTGGTTCCCTCATATTTAAGCATTTGCCGGTGTATAAATGATCATGCACAACTCTCTTTGTGTCTCTAGTTTCTGTTAAGGATTGTCTGTTCTTTGAAGTTCCAACCTTTCTCAATATACTTGGTAATAATATAATGGGCAAAGAAGTACTTAAGTCAAAGAATTGTTTGAGCATAAAAGGATTGAACATTATATTGTATGAAACCTCTATTTCATCACATATTGTAAGGAATTATTTCTTCAAATCATGGATTAAGAAACTGCCAGAACAGGATGCTACAGCTGATACCATACTATTCCAATGTGAAATTGGCACCGGTATGAGTACTAGGATGTGAAAACCCTGTGTACCAATACATATTGGCCGTATCAATGCATATTGATGGTATTGGACCAACTATTCTGGTGCTTACCGAtagtttttccatttttttaagTTGTCAGTTTTAGTATGTAGCCATGAGCACCGAAACATGCCATTCCGATTGAAAAATGGTATAGGATTCGATactaaaatttaaaaacttGCTTCAAATTGTTTGTACATCATTATACATTTTTAGTCCTTTCATAACATTGCTAAGCTATCGATTGTGACCTCAtgcattttattttgaattaACAAAGTTGAATCTATGGAAGTCATTTTGGAattcccttctttttttcttgcatgGAATATCTCAGGTAGGAATGAGGATGATATCTGTGTCTTCAATTGTTATTCTGGAAGTTTTAACTATGACTTTAGGACCCGACTAGCCACAATCTTCTACTTATAGTGCCAAAGCTTACAAAGAATCTAGCTTTTTAACTCCGACGCTCCCTTTGCTGCCTataattgttattatttttcatGGTTCACTATACCGCCTTAAATAGCAACAGCTAATGGACtttacttttattatttttaaatgtaTTACTCTTTAGTTATAATGCTCCTAGTATGCTGCTCGCCCTAATTCCTTTGAGGACTCCCTACTTTTGCAATGAGTACTAGCACATCCACTCCTCTACTGGGAAACTAAGTTCTCAACAAAGATATATCTATACTTAGGGCGTGTCTGGTTGATGACTGGAATTGGAATGGATTGGAATGTGAATTGGAATGGCCATATTCCCCAACATGATTAGTTTGTATCTAGAATCGGAAAATCAATTAAACAGAGGAGCATTTTTGAAAAATCAATTACACAGAGGTGTATTTttggaaaattaattttttttaaaagtaaacCTAGCAGAATGAGATTTAAATATTGGGGGAGAGAGAGCCAGGATTGGATTGTGGGAGATTACAAGATTCCCATTCCCCCCTAGAATGGGAATGGGACTCCTTCCAACCAAAGGGTTGCAGTGGGAGTCACTCATTCCTATTTCCATTCCAGAGCCCAACTCCCCCCAACACGTCCCTAATTTCTCAACTATCAATAGAATTTGACTAGAAGGACTTACTAACTATAATGTAATATGATCAGAGTGAAGATTTACTCAGCGTAATTTAACTGAAACTATATCAGAATATCTGCATATGTAGTTTTCTGTAACAGTATATCTTCCAATCAACACTGAATTCAAAGAAAACCGATTTATTATGTAGATTTAGGTATCTTTTCAAATACACCCTTATATTTGATGGGGCGTGATCTATGATCaatgaagattttttttgtgtTACCCTATAGCATCAAGAAACTTATCTTCATGGTGAATTCTATCAACAACAAATTGAAAAGCATGTTCTCCATTGTTGCATGCATGGTGAAAGTTTGCGAGCCTTTGCTCATAATTAGTCTCCTTATCAAAGGCTACATGCTTTGTCAACTCTTGGTTACTGCATGTTTTTTGTTACCAATCTCTTTGCAATGTTACCAATTTTGTCCATAGATTCAGGAAATCCTTCATTCTGTAAATGGAGCTATGCCTCTGCGACTCCAAGATTTGTCAACAATCTCTATTCTTGGACACTGCACTGCAGATTGCACtggtaaagttttgaaattgaTGGGCACCCAAAACAATGATTCTCCCAGGAAAAGCAATAGCGAGCGACTAGAATGTCCTGGAGTGGAAGAAAATTCTTCATTAAAAACTCATAGTGATGACAGGGTGAATCAACAGTGCCATCAGAAACTATTTGCAGACACATCTGATGAAAATTGTGCAAGATGGAATTGTGGTTGCAAAAAGCTAGATCAATTTACAGAACCTCACCGGCAGTCTTTTATTAGAAATGGTAACTGGATTCAAGTACTCTGTAAATCCCAAAGAATCTTGTGCAAAGAGATCCCGGAGTTGCATCACATGCATCTTAATGGCGATACATTGTCAGCACATGATGTCCACGTATGTAAGTTAAGAAAATCATCACTACTTGTTTCCAAATGGTATCTCCTTGCTGCACtctttataaattttacttcTATGTTTCAGCTTATAATATATGAGCTCCCAACCTATGGTCGAAATCATTTCTCTTTGAGCTCTTGGGGTTCTTCTGGGCATGTGGGATCCCCTTTCAAGAAACCAAACTGGGTAAATGAGCTTGACAAGAAACCAATGCTTCTTGATTTGGTAAGCTCAGGAGTTTTATTTGTATAGATTTATGTTGTTTCCACTGCTTGAATACTTAGCActtaatttctgcatcatcaaaaTCCGAATTACAGGACTCAGTTATGTTGGCACTTAACTGCGCAACGGCTGCTAAGGTACTGCTGGAGCAGCATATGGGTACCTTTGATCCTGTGATCCACTTGTTTTGGATATCCACGTAATCTCTTATTCTTGAGAAATATGTAACTTCAATAGTATCGTTTGTTTCTTTACAATTTTTTAATGCTGATTTGTTTCGCTTAGGTTGGTATCCACAGTATGGCAAACAATGGCTGTTTTGGTGGCCTCAGTTGCCACTGCTAGATACATCTTACTTCAAGCACTCTATAGGTTTCTGAGTTATGGATCTCAAActttcttctttatcttatccaagATGTTCGCTCACACGTGGAAGAACGTGCACATACGCAGTTGTCAGTTCTTGTATTGGCCAGTAATTCTTCAAGGTACTGGTTTCAGGTAAATAAAAATGGGTGAAACATCTACTAGATTTTGTATTTGGAATCTTTTGCATGTTTCTAATGGTTGCAGACTTATCCGATATGCAGTTCCCAATCAAATGTTGAATATGCACACAGATCTGCATTACGGAAGCACTTCATGTGGTCTAATGTTGCCATGGATGTTATTTTTGGTATTATTATTGGTCTAGCATTGTTGGCTAATGCTGAAGCTGTTTGCTTTTGGATTTTGATTGTGGTACGTGGCATAACAGACAATCTGTTGCGCTTGGGTTGTGTATGGTTGATGGGTGTTCCTGCAGGCTTCAAGCTGAATACTGAACTAGCAGAGCTTCTTGGCATGATTTCACTCAATGCAATTCAAATTTTCTCTACCCTCTGTTTCTTTCTAAGTACTTATCTCAGTTATTTCGTCGAGGGGCTTGCATTGTCCGGAATTGTCTTTGGCCTGACCGTACCAGCTGCTTTGTGCATAGACATGCTTAAGCTTGCAACATTGCATGTTTTGACTCTTCATTGGTTGATATCATTTCTCTATTCACAACAGATCCAGGCTTTAGCATCTTTGTGGCGCCTTTTCAGGTAACAGTAGGTGGGGATGTCTGATCCCCAGGTGCTGATAGGAGATACGTTCCATCTATTGGCATATATTCATGAACTAATGCTGCAATGAATAGTATCCTACTTTCTCAAACTTCAACaatatcattggaaatgatcaTAATTCTTCCAGTCTCTAGACAAAATAGATATTGCTAGTGTTGCTTTAAGAAAGAAACTAGTTTTATTGTGTTTTTAACCATCTTTCAAATAATAATTGGCATATTTATGAATCTCTTTGTATCATGGCATGCCAATTGTTTTCACAAACTGATACCAGCACAGAATCCTTTGTACGCACAACCTTTATTTAATTATGGTGCACTGAGCCTCAAATGAAGTGCACCTTAACTCTTGTACAAGTTTTTAAGTATTGTTTATGTCATGAAGGCCcatatgaaaagcatttaaaacttGGAAATGGGTGGTATGCATTTACAATAGTATACGAATTCATGGATATGATGAATAACTTTGAAATTGCTACAACACATGCCAATATATATGAGCGTGACTTCACTGTTGCAAATACATTAGCTGAGTGGGGTATTTGCTCCATGTCATTCTAGCAATACTCATCTCTGGATTAGGTTGCTGACATATTCACATGAAATTTACATCAATTCCACCCTTATAGCTGAGCTTGCAATAAGTTAAATCTCTCTCATTAACAcaaacacatgcatgcatgaaatggAATGATAGACTGTTAGCTTGTTAAAGTTCCATCCATTCATTCCAAATCTTTTCTATCCATCAAAACATGCATACACAGACGTACCCATGCATGCATGGAAGGATTTGTTGAGCCTTCATTATGGTTGTACTGATTCTTCTATAGCTTCTCTCATGAGCTAACTGTGCTATTTATTCAATGGCAGAGGACGAAAATGGAATCCTCTTCGGCAGAGGTTAGATAGTTACGATTACACAGTTGAGCAGCATGTCGTTGGTTCACTTCTTTTTACACCTCTCTTACTTCTTCTACCAACAACTTCTGTATTCTACATTTTTTTCACCATGCTGAGTACCACCATCACTTTCATCTGCATCATGATCGAGATCACTATTTCTGTCCTGCATGCTACTCCTTTGGCTGAAATCTTACTATGGATCGCACAAAGAAGGAGATTTCCCTCTGGAATATGGTTTGAAATCATATCTGGTCCAACTGCCTGTACTTATGCAGGTGATGGACTGTCAGGTGATTCTCTGTCATCCGATTTGGATGCAAGGAAAACAGCTTgcttcttcaagggaggatcaAAAACTTTGGTTTCACTTCTCCGTAGTAATTATGCTACAATAGGTAAAATCCATTTTTGTCtgtcttctatctttttttacATAATCTGTTTCATCTAATACCCCTCAGTGGCCATCCATATATATTTTGTTGTCAAACACCTTTTTACCTGCCTTATATTTTTTCATTGCTTGTTAAAAGTTCTCTTTACAATTCTTAGCATTGTCACAGGTAAAACGTAGACACCTTTATCCCTGTCCATTTTATTGCTATATTCTTTTTTGGATTTGTCTGTGGATAGACTACCTTTTTGTCTATTGTTTCTCTCATGAAAGTCTGTGAGACGGTAGTCACAGTACTTGTGTAGCAGCCTCCATCTGTGTAGTTCATCTTTATTCTTTGTACCTGCATTATGTTTCTTGCAGGTATAACTGCTAAGAACATGGTGAAACAGTTTGATGTATCATTAATGCAATTAAAAATCAGGGAGGGGGTAATTGTTTTGCTACATGCATGTAGGTTTATCCCTTGTTACATCAAGTGAGGAATTTAAAAACAGATTTTCATGGGAAGTCTGTGATTTCCAATTTCACATTTCTTAAACTTGGTGTCTATTAGAATGTAAACCAATTTTGATagttttcatttttcattttattaAAGCTTGCATTTGTGTTCTTTTTGACTAAGGATTTTGTACTtctggatataaaacaaattaagGTATCATCATGTTCTTTATAAATTCTATTATGAACATACACTGTTCATGGTTACTCCTCTGATTTGTTAAAAATTGTAAATTTGGTAAGATACACTGCTAGTTTAAAAATCTCTGGGCAATGCAAGTTTCTGGGCATGGCTGGTCAAGGAGGGTGCGAATGTTAATTCCCAAGAACCACTTAAATCATGTAAGATTGACATTTCGAATTATATTATGAGGTATGCTATGTTGGTCGAAGGACCAAAGTTATGACATATGACCTACATGAGATGTGGCCATCAATGGGGATTAAACatgaccaaaaaaataaaaagtttgaAATGAAGCTTTGTTTGATAGTTTGTATGCTGTTCTCTTTATCAAATACAATGTACTATCAATTCCTGTGCTGGCCCAGATGGAACAGCAAGTTTTCAGGGGAAACAAGGGTGCAGATTAGTGAGTTTTAGGGAAAAGGCATTGTAATGATACTGTATCCTTGGTTTTCGAGTATTGGTATGCAAGTCGTAACACTGGAGACTCATCGTCGCAGGTAAAATTATCGCACCACATTACCGGAATATATTCTGTGGGGTCAGGCCATCCTTCGGCCCATCATTGGCATATGGAGTCCTCAGTGGTCAGAGGTAATTACACCCTTCTGTTACTCTATGCATGACATCCTGTCATTTATCTTGactgaaaaattcacatatttgCCCACAGAATCCCATCTACTTTGCAAACTAGTCTGCCTCCCACATTGCCCTGGATGAACATTAACTTTCGCGAATATTGGAGGTTGTGCCATGATGCTGTGCTTTCATTCAGATTATGATGGTGATTGCAGGCTAAAATCTGCAACATCCTGACAGAATCTTGACGTGACAGATTTTGCACCATGACTCCCGCCTACTCCAATCTTTTCTATTGGTTTTTCACATTGAAGCTGCTGATtaacttggatttttttttttttttgttgggttgggggggggaggggggggggggggggcactgACCTTGTTAATAGTATCATTTCATTCCAGAAATTTCTGAAACTCTAGCAAATTTTGTAGTTTGCTCAAATATTagtttttatttgtttgttggaTCAAAAATTTTGTTCTGCAATATAATTCATTGTCTTGATTCTAACTAAACTAATGGCGTTTTATGTTGCGTTGCATAGTGCAAAATCATCTGCTCAGGGATTCCTTGCTGGATATGTTAATGTACTAGTGAAGTTTGCTAAAAGATATCGAAGTCTGTTCTGGAGCATGATGATCATTGTGCGGTCATGTTCATGATTTCCTGGCTCATTAGCTAGCTGGACCTCCTGTTTGCTCTGTACTCTTGAAATCAGAAGCTGGTTGAATAAAATCCGGCAGGAATGAGCAAACAAATTTCTCTTGCCACTATACTCCCCCTAGCTAACTTATATGAAGTAGATGCAAGTAAGAGCTTGCTATTATAATGctcaaagtgctgatttcttCCTTCCAGAGAGGGtaatacaaattccaacacacGGGCCTCGAAGGTATTTGTCTCAGCCGTTTTAGCCCTCATCCAATCATAGGTATGTTGCATGCCAAGGGGCATGTCATCCAAGCTGCTTTGCATAACTAGTTTATGTTCCACTTGAGcaggagaaattatatcctacagtGATGCATCATGTGGCCGTGCACATCGATAATCACAGCTGGTCGTCCTACAGTGATGCATTGAGATGTGTGCTTGATGATGCAGTTTACTGGAATAAGCAGCTGTGATCGGCACGATTGGTATGGAATAAGCagatgtctatatatatatatatatatataggcacGCCCGCACGCACGGTTAACACAGCTCTAGTCTGCTCAAGATTGAAGAATATAGCCCTTATACatggataatatatatatatatatatatatctacatgTGTATGCATctgtctatatatatacatgtgtctgtacatatgtgtgtgtacacacacatgtatatacatacatacatatatatatacacacacacatatatgtacatgcatatatatatatatatatacatagataGACACACAtacatgtgtgtatatatatatatatagatacatgtatatatatagacagacacgcacacatacacacacacacacatatatatatatatatatatatatatatatatatatatatatatatatatatatatatatatataatatatatatatatatataatatatatatatatatataatatatatatatatatatataatatatatatatagaatctGGATACTTTTGTGACACGTGTTGGATGACTGGGACCGTTGGACTGAGACATTGTCCGACTACTATTGAAGAACTAACAGACCAACCCGCAAGGCCCCTGTAAAGTTCCCCCCGAGCACCTGACCGCCCATCAAATTTACCTCCTCCGCCCTAGGATTTATAAGTTTTCATCGCCATCTAGCTCGAACACGAAGAGGAAAAGAAACCGAGCGAGAGAAACCCTAATAGGGGTCGCCGGAGGGACCGCCATGGATATGTCGGCAGCGATAGCGCGGCAGACGTGGGA
This Phoenix dactylifera cultivar Barhee BC4 unplaced genomic scaffold, palm_55x_up_171113_PBpolish2nd_filt_p 000241F, whole genome shotgun sequence DNA region includes the following protein-coding sequences:
- the LOC103718037 gene encoding uncharacterized protein LOC103718037 isoform X3, with translation MLRKKCRLWWPEQLLSSQPNSNLLLFGWYICSVNSLDIIVATAISPHEISPCLLQSSLQIQEILHSVNGAMPLRLQDLSTISILGHCTADCTGKVLKLMGTQNNDSPRKSNSERLECPGVEENSSLKTHSDDRVNQQCHQKLFADTSDENCARWNCGCKKLDQFTEPHRQSFIRNGNWIQVLCKSQRILCKEIPELHHMHLNGDTLSAHDVHLIIYELPTYGRNHFSLSSWGSSGHVGSPFKKPNWVNELDKKPMLLDLDSVMLALNCATAAKVLLEQHMGTFDPVIHLFWISTLVSTVWQTMAVLVASVATARYILLQALYRFLSYGSQTFFFILSKMFAHTWKNVHIRSCQFLYWPVILQGTGFSSQSNVEYAHRSALRKHFMWSNVAMDVIFGIIIGLALLANAEAVCFWILIVVRGITDNLLRLGCVWLMGVPAGFKLNTELAELLGMISLNAIQIFSTLCFFLSTYLSYFVEGLALSGIVFGLTVPAALCIDMLKLATLHVLTLHWLISFLYSQQIQALASLWRLFRGRKWNPLRQRLDSYDYTVEQHVVGSLLFTPLLLLLPTTSVFYIFFTMLSTTITFICIMIEITISVLHATPLAEILLWIAQRRRFPSGIWFEIISGPTACTYAGDGLSGDSLSSDLDARKTACFFKGGSKTLVSLLRSNYATIGKIIAPHYRNIFCGVRPSFGPSLAYGVLSGQRIPSTLQTSLPPTLPWMNINFREYWRLCHDAVLSFRL
- the LOC103718037 gene encoding uncharacterized protein LOC103718037 isoform X1 — encoded protein: MKINNTPARLHPCLLCQPRTFENLTNFFPSSSVPNKLQCLHQHCPARQHHRYLRKAPLPLLHPPQIRYQGGGIPSARWRCNVCDIKMLRKKCRLWWPEQLLSSQPNSNLLLFGWYICSVNSLDIIVATAISPHEISPCLLQSSLQIQEILHSVNGAMPLRLQDLSTISILGHCTADCTGKVLKLMGTQNNDSPRKSNSERLECPGVEENSSLKTHSDDRVNQQCHQKLFADTSDENCARWNCGCKKLDQFTEPHRQSFIRNGNWIQVLCKSQRILCKEIPELHHMHLNGDTLSAHDVHLIIYELPTYGRNHFSLSSWGSSGHVGSPFKKPNWVNELDKKPMLLDLDSVMLALNCATAAKVLLEQHMGTFDPVIHLFWISTLVSTVWQTMAVLVASVATARYILLQALYRFLSYGSQTFFFILSKMFAHTWKNVHIRSCQFLYWPVILQGTGFSSQSNVEYAHRSALRKHFMWSNVAMDVIFGIIIGLALLANAEAVCFWILIVVRGITDNLLRLGCVWLMGVPAGFKLNTELAELLGMISLNAIQIFSTLCFFLSTYLSYFVEGLALSGIVFGLTVPAALCIDMLKLATLHVLTLHWLISFLYSQQIQALASLWRLFRGRKWNPLRQRLDSYDYTVEQHVVGSLLFTPLLLLLPTTSVFYIFFTMLSTTITFICIMIEITISVLHATPLAEILLWIAQRRRFPSGIWFEIISGPTACTYAGDGLSGDSLSSDLDARKTACFFKGGSKTLVSLLRSNYATIGKIIAPHYRNIFCGVRPSFGPSLAYGVLSGQRIPSTLQTSLPPTLPWMNINFREYWRLCHDAVLSFRL
- the LOC103718037 gene encoding uncharacterized protein LOC103718037 isoform X4 encodes the protein MLRKKCRLWWPEQLLSSQPNSNLLLFGWYICSVNSLDIIVATAISPHEISPCLLQSSLQEILHSVNGAMPLRLQDLSTISILGHCTADCTGKVLKLMGTQNNDSPRKSNSERLECPGVEENSSLKTHSDDRVNQQCHQKLFADTSDENCARWNCGCKKLDQFTEPHRQSFIRNGNWIQVLCKSQRILCKEIPELHHMHLNGDTLSAHDVHLIIYELPTYGRNHFSLSSWGSSGHVGSPFKKPNWVNELDKKPMLLDLDSVMLALNCATAAKVLLEQHMGTFDPVIHLFWISTLVSTVWQTMAVLVASVATARYILLQALYRFLSYGSQTFFFILSKMFAHTWKNVHIRSCQFLYWPVILQGTGFSSQSNVEYAHRSALRKHFMWSNVAMDVIFGIIIGLALLANAEAVCFWILIVVRGITDNLLRLGCVWLMGVPAGFKLNTELAELLGMISLNAIQIFSTLCFFLSTYLSYFVEGLALSGIVFGLTVPAALCIDMLKLATLHVLTLHWLISFLYSQQIQALASLWRLFRGRKWNPLRQRLDSYDYTVEQHVVGSLLFTPLLLLLPTTSVFYIFFTMLSTTITFICIMIEITISVLHATPLAEILLWIAQRRRFPSGIWFEIISGPTACTYAGDGLSGDSLSSDLDARKTACFFKGGSKTLVSLLRSNYATIGKIIAPHYRNIFCGVRPSFGPSLAYGVLSGQRIPSTLQTSLPPTLPWMNINFREYWRLCHDAVLSFRL
- the LOC103718037 gene encoding uncharacterized protein LOC103718037 isoform X2, translated to MKINNTPARLHPCLLCQPRTFENLTNFFPSSSVPNKLQCLHQHCPARQHHRYLRKAPLPLLHPPQIRYQGGGIPSARWRCNVCDIKMLRKKCRLWWPEQLLSSQPNSNLLLFGWYICSVNSLDIIVATAISPHEISPCLLQSSLQEILHSVNGAMPLRLQDLSTISILGHCTADCTGKVLKLMGTQNNDSPRKSNSERLECPGVEENSSLKTHSDDRVNQQCHQKLFADTSDENCARWNCGCKKLDQFTEPHRQSFIRNGNWIQVLCKSQRILCKEIPELHHMHLNGDTLSAHDVHLIIYELPTYGRNHFSLSSWGSSGHVGSPFKKPNWVNELDKKPMLLDLDSVMLALNCATAAKVLLEQHMGTFDPVIHLFWISTLVSTVWQTMAVLVASVATARYILLQALYRFLSYGSQTFFFILSKMFAHTWKNVHIRSCQFLYWPVILQGTGFSSQSNVEYAHRSALRKHFMWSNVAMDVIFGIIIGLALLANAEAVCFWILIVVRGITDNLLRLGCVWLMGVPAGFKLNTELAELLGMISLNAIQIFSTLCFFLSTYLSYFVEGLALSGIVFGLTVPAALCIDMLKLATLHVLTLHWLISFLYSQQIQALASLWRLFRGRKWNPLRQRLDSYDYTVEQHVVGSLLFTPLLLLLPTTSVFYIFFTMLSTTITFICIMIEITISVLHATPLAEILLWIAQRRRFPSGIWFEIISGPTACTYAGDGLSGDSLSSDLDARKTACFFKGGSKTLVSLLRSNYATIGKIIAPHYRNIFCGVRPSFGPSLAYGVLSGQRIPSTLQTSLPPTLPWMNINFREYWRLCHDAVLSFRL